In Oxobacter pfennigii, a genomic segment contains:
- a CDS encoding MFS transporter translates to MLPLFLGSLGIIQLCSAIAVPFIAKLLDKRHMYTIGISAIVVFQLAAWAFAKDAMTFAVMIGISYIGVAFCTSSSPAMYADASDYGEWKTGKSARGFIMGMANMPPKLGLITTGTFTGFALSAIGYVAGAPSTPELVSGLRNIIHMLPAIAAIIGLIVMTLFNKLTVPEVIKIQQEISARNEAAATK, encoded by the coding sequence ATACTTCCCTTATTCTTAGGCAGTCTTGGAATTATACAGCTTTGCAGTGCTATTGCAGTCCCTTTCATTGCCAAGTTACTTGACAAGCGCCATATGTACACTATAGGCATTTCAGCGATAGTTGTTTTTCAGTTGGCAGCGTGGGCTTTTGCTAAAGATGCGATGACCTTTGCTGTAATGATAGGAATAAGTTATATAGGAGTGGCTTTCTGTACAAGTTCTTCACCTGCTATGTATGCGGATGCATCCGACTACGGTGAATGGAAAACAGGCAAGAGCGCCAGAGGCTTTATTATGGGTATGGCTAATATGCCTCCTAAGCTTGGCCTAATAACTACTGGGACATTCACAGGCTTTGCTCTTTCAGCTATCGGTTACGTGGCCGGAGCGCCATCAACACCCGAATTGGTCAGCGGGCTAAGGAATATCATACATATGCTACCCGCAATAGCAGCAATAATAGGCTTAATTGTAATGACCCTTTTCAATAAGTTGACAGTTCCCGAGGTTATAAAGATCCAACAGGAAATTAGCGCTAGAAATGAGGCTGCAGCTACAAAATAA
- a CDS encoding uroporphyrinogen decarboxylase family protein has protein sequence MSNPKFDPKELKIVGEIPGFFPGMPSTPLFDFPVTRREAYIATMKRKPVWAITNIETGMFLPKLYPDNVARAFTFEANPITREQFGGKDIFGIDWIYIDTAGGSMVKPGSPFLKDANEWKEKLKWPDVDSWDWEGSSKANKEYLNNTTYNLTWIMNGYFERLISFMDFEGAAIALIDEEQQDAVKEIFQKLTDLYIKIVDKFIEYFPQVSGFTVHDDWGSQIEPFFSPAICEEMLVPAMRRLTDYIHSKGLYADFHCCGHVERQVPNMIAAGWDSWSGMAMNDTQMLYEKYGDKIIIGVIPDQFDPMTTSEADQRAAAAKYVEKFCKPGKPSILNFYGAPVLTPAFREELYKLSRIKYSETESIG, from the coding sequence ATGTCAAATCCTAAATTCGATCCTAAGGAGTTAAAAATCGTAGGAGAAATACCAGGTTTTTTCCCGGGAATGCCGAGCACGCCGCTTTTTGATTTTCCTGTAACAAGAAGAGAGGCTTATATTGCGACAATGAAAAGAAAACCAGTATGGGCGATAACAAATATTGAAACCGGGATGTTTCTTCCTAAACTCTATCCGGATAATGTTGCACGCGCATTTACTTTTGAAGCCAATCCCATTACGCGTGAACAATTCGGCGGCAAGGATATTTTCGGCATAGACTGGATATATATAGATACAGCGGGAGGCTCCATGGTAAAACCCGGTTCACCTTTTCTAAAGGATGCAAACGAATGGAAAGAAAAGCTTAAATGGCCGGATGTGGACAGCTGGGACTGGGAAGGCTCATCTAAAGCCAACAAAGAATATTTAAACAACACTACCTATAATTTAACTTGGATCATGAATGGTTATTTTGAAAGGCTTATATCCTTTATGGACTTTGAAGGTGCGGCTATTGCCCTTATAGATGAAGAGCAGCAGGATGCTGTGAAGGAGATTTTTCAAAAGCTGACCGACCTTTATATTAAAATCGTAGATAAGTTTATAGAATATTTTCCTCAGGTAAGCGGTTTTACCGTCCATGATGACTGGGGTTCGCAGATAGAGCCCTTCTTCTCACCGGCTATATGCGAGGAAATGCTTGTCCCCGCAATGAGAAGGCTTACAGATTACATCCATTCCAAAGGATTGTACGCCGATTTCCATTGCTGCGGACATGTAGAGCGTCAGGTTCCCAATATGATTGCCGCAGGATGGGATTCCTGGTCCGGTATGGCAATGAATGATACTCAAATGCTTTATGAAAAGTACGGGGATAAGATCATCATCGGTGTAATCCCCGACCAGTTCGACCCCATGACAACTAGTGAGGCAGACCAGAGAGCCGCAGCGGCAAAATATGTTGAAAAGTTCTGCAAACCCGGCAAACCATCAATCCTTAACTTTTATGGCGCCCCGGTACTGACACCTGCATTCAGGGAAGAGCTCTATAAGCTTTCCAGAATCAAGTACAGCGAAACAGAATCAATAGGATAA
- a CDS encoding MFS transporter has translation MSLETGRIKPWKIYAYGTALFGFGIMMAMNTTYYSFFLTDVAMIPAAIAASILFICRIGDMILVPIVSGLMEKINLRWGKYRSWLLIAPPITAVSFTLMFTNLNVSTSVKIVFLVTAYLIAHAFVNFEFAALYALLPMMGKHPADRTLISARRVQFSSAAQIIFGYIAMPIILFFTGGNAKAPGLQGFFITTAIFSTIMLITFWFVFYISKEFDMPSASIATANKPKGLTVGEMLEQAFKNPPFIALIVGDTCRGISTFAVSGTAAYYFRYVVQDSQYFPYS, from the coding sequence ATGTCATTAGAAACAGGAAGAATAAAACCTTGGAAAATATATGCATATGGTACGGCCCTTTTTGGGTTTGGTATCATGATGGCAATGAACACTACGTATTATAGTTTTTTCTTAACAGATGTGGCCATGATCCCCGCAGCAATTGCAGCAAGTATTCTTTTTATATGCAGAATAGGCGATATGATTTTAGTACCTATTGTCAGTGGATTGATGGAAAAAATTAATTTAAGATGGGGCAAATACCGTTCATGGCTATTAATAGCCCCTCCTATAACTGCAGTTTCATTCACATTGATGTTTACAAATTTAAATGTAAGCACATCGGTAAAAATAGTGTTTTTGGTAACAGCTTATCTTATTGCCCATGCTTTTGTTAATTTTGAATTTGCAGCACTTTATGCCCTTCTTCCTATGATGGGAAAACATCCGGCAGACAGGACCTTAATCTCTGCGAGAAGGGTACAGTTCTCATCTGCAGCTCAGATTATTTTCGGTTATATCGCAATGCCCATAATACTTTTCTTTACAGGCGGAAATGCAAAGGCACCGGGATTACAGGGATTCTTTATCACAACTGCAATTTTTTCGACTATAATGCTCATTACATTCTGGTTTGTATTCTATATTTCAAAAGAATTTGACATGCCAAGTGCAAGTATTGCAACAGCAAACAAACCCAAGGGTTTGACTGTAGGTGAAATGTTGGAACAGGCATTTAAAAATCCGCCATTTATTGCTCTGATTGTAGGAGATACTTGCCGTGGCATATCAACTTTCGCTGTATCAGGTACCGCTGCATATTACTTCAGGTATGTTGTACAGGATAGTCAATACTTCCCTTATTCTTAG
- a CDS encoding TetR/AcrR family transcriptional regulator yields the protein MENDTKQKILKLSKILFYENGYSNTTIKQIADEVGISSSVLFHHFENKRDILIHVINEYDDRRREIANLFGSDLSFFDRIVLNSKMYLVPSANDKKLARLHVDEFNENLATNIGPSNQYKKSLLSCNIDINKCSDKSLDYDELMKYRLFYYRGALKETMENFVNGNLEFNEKSIDDHIISCFNLFFNKPIDEILSSIKKANRIMSLISFNGLEITVLNDKISEYISASKDFAMYDQIKVVLIDDIVFTIDINLNANDIDNNIKWLKEQFNKVVILTKNYELNNPADLTQIILRLDDFRIHILKSLSSLHDKFTQDFFAASFIDKDKLKEYKGLIKQFEAYGIDAVKTLRNLDMYYNDEDNVITHCAFIFY from the coding sequence ATGGAGAATGATACAAAACAAAAAATATTGAAATTATCAAAAATCTTATTTTATGAAAACGGCTACAGCAATACCACTATAAAACAAATAGCCGATGAAGTAGGAATTTCAAGTTCCGTCTTATTTCACCATTTTGAAAATAAAAGAGATATTTTAATCCACGTTATCAATGAATATGATGATAGGAGAAGAGAAATAGCAAATTTATTTGGCAGTGACTTATCCTTTTTCGATAGAATTGTCCTCAATTCAAAAATGTACCTGGTACCATCTGCAAATGACAAAAAACTGGCACGCCTTCATGTTGATGAATTTAACGAAAACCTGGCGACAAATATCGGCCCCAGTAATCAATACAAAAAAAGCTTGTTAAGTTGCAATATTGATATAAATAAGTGTTCAGACAAGTCTCTGGACTATGATGAACTGATGAAGTACAGATTATTTTATTACCGTGGAGCATTGAAAGAAACCATGGAAAACTTTGTGAACGGCAATCTGGAATTCAATGAAAAAAGCATAGATGATCATATAATTTCATGCTTCAATTTATTTTTCAACAAGCCTATAGATGAAATCTTATCATCGATTAAAAAGGCCAATAGAATAATGAGTTTAATATCTTTCAACGGACTTGAAATCACTGTTTTGAATGATAAAATTTCAGAATACATATCAGCCAGTAAGGATTTCGCTATGTATGATCAAATCAAAGTAGTATTAATTGATGATATTGTATTTACTATCGATATCAATTTAAATGCGAATGATATAGATAATAATATCAAATGGCTGAAAGAACAATTTAATAAAGTTGTGATACTGACAAAAAATTATGAGTTAAATAATCCTGCAGATCTTACGCAAATTATCTTAAGGCTGGATGATTTCAGAATACATATTTTAAAATCTCTTTCTTCACTGCATGATAAGTTTACACAAGATTTCTTTGCAGCAAGCTTTATAGATAAGGACAAACTTAAAGAATATAAGGGATTGATAAAACAGTTTGAAGCATATGGAATAGACGCTGTAAAGACCTTACGTAATTTAGATATGTATTATAACGATGAAGATAATGTTATTACCCATTGCGCCTTCATATTCTATTAA
- a CDS encoding PucR family transcriptional regulator, which produces MDYDIKKLSDELRLYDHQLYVSYENDNLFKAPKLLEEDMQSFDPNTLYVGNASTLIKVLPVKCPANILVIPDIDIGTNDLNKFNVNLIVLNKNENLMKVFNEVYKIITSQYEFVPLWEAMLKSFVNSKGVQDIIDIGYELLGNPISLGDVNGILVAYKASAELLSELGWDVWVEKGKVPYDSLDYIKFKRNFSMINESDSPIHIKETGKYEAITGKVVIDNNIEGYLTVIGAKKPFKEYDIDLVSLLCSVVSSELQKHKAFYKTNGTMLSFMITDLLDGKIKDDKRLEKMAKLLGLKLRGNLYVLTISLKQKNPELGYVNYLLDFFENTMIGAKSILYDDCIVILISNSKGNPLSDETMNHLIEFMIKNDICGGLSRCFHDLIDMPYFYKQSLKAIELGMQRSSEEVFFTYEDNAIYHLLSSCSKQEDLEMICHPSLSMLIEYDKYNGTNYTHTLHTYLLNKGNLTDSANALHIHRTTMVYRYQKIQSLMEIDLHNMNTMLHLYLSFIILRFINKLDYNTLACLEQINKLFS; this is translated from the coding sequence GTGGATTATGATATTAAGAAGCTGTCAGATGAATTGAGGCTTTACGATCATCAATTATATGTGTCCTATGAAAACGACAACTTGTTTAAGGCACCAAAACTGCTTGAAGAGGATATGCAGTCATTTGACCCAAATACTTTATATGTAGGCAATGCTTCAACCTTGATAAAGGTATTGCCGGTGAAATGTCCGGCGAATATTCTTGTAATCCCGGACATAGACATTGGAACTAATGATTTAAATAAATTTAATGTAAACCTCATTGTGCTCAACAAAAATGAAAATCTAATGAAGGTTTTTAATGAAGTATATAAAATTATAACCAGTCAATATGAATTTGTACCGCTATGGGAAGCCATGCTGAAGTCCTTTGTTAATAGCAAAGGAGTACAAGATATTATCGATATAGGCTATGAACTCCTGGGTAATCCAATTTCACTCGGAGATGTCAATGGCATACTTGTCGCCTATAAAGCATCCGCAGAATTGCTGAGCGAGCTTGGCTGGGATGTATGGGTGGAAAAAGGAAAAGTCCCTTATGACTCTTTGGATTATATAAAATTTAAAAGAAATTTCAGTATGATAAATGAAAGCGATTCTCCCATTCATATAAAAGAAACGGGAAAATACGAAGCAATTACGGGAAAAGTAGTAATTGACAATAATATTGAAGGATATTTAACGGTCATAGGAGCGAAAAAGCCTTTTAAAGAATACGATATAGATTTAGTCTCACTTTTATGCAGTGTAGTATCCTCCGAATTGCAAAAGCACAAGGCCTTTTATAAAACGAACGGAACAATGCTTAGTTTCATGATTACGGATTTGCTGGATGGAAAAATAAAAGATGATAAAAGGTTGGAGAAGATGGCTAAGCTTTTAGGATTAAAATTGAGGGGAAATCTTTATGTGCTTACAATTTCCCTGAAGCAAAAGAATCCAGAACTGGGATATGTTAATTATTTGCTGGATTTTTTCGAAAATACTATGATTGGCGCAAAATCAATTTTATATGATGACTGTATCGTGATACTAATCAGTAACAGTAAAGGTAATCCTCTGAGTGATGAAACCATGAATCACCTTATAGAATTCATGATAAAAAATGATATATGTGGAGGGCTTAGCCGCTGCTTTCACGATTTGATTGATATGCCATATTTTTATAAACAATCACTAAAGGCAATAGAGCTCGGAATGCAAAGAAGTTCCGAAGAAGTATTTTTTACATACGAAGACAATGCAATCTACCATCTTTTAAGCAGCTGTTCCAAACAAGAGGACCTGGAGATGATTTGCCACCCGTCTCTTAGTATGCTTATAGAATATGATAAATATAATGGTACTAATTATACCCATACGCTTCATACATATCTTCTGAATAAAGGTAACTTGACGGATTCTGCAAATGCACTGCACATCCATAGGACAACCATGGTATACCGTTATCAGAAAATTCAATCGTTAATGGAAATCGATTTGCATAATATGAATACAATGCTGCACTTATATCTTTCATTTATAATCCTTAGGTTTATAAACAAGTTAGATTATAATACATTGGCCTGTCTTGAACAAATTAATAAGCTATTTTCATGA